From Triticum urartu cultivar G1812 chromosome 2, Tu2.1, whole genome shotgun sequence, a single genomic window includes:
- the LOC125534267 gene encoding WAT1-related protein At5g64700-like — MEVDGKKPYVIAVIIQVIATGMLVTSKAAYNQGFNTYVFVFYRQAAASLLLLPLAIVLERKNMRLMSFRLLMKLFLYALFGTTFSLNLYNVSLKLTSATVGSATSNSMPVVTFIIALLLRMEVVKLRSPSGMAKVAGVVLCLAGVLAIAFYVGPSLDPVNHHRAFAAANGEADAKRGTWIMGTLLMVLVNVTWSLWIVLQAALLKEYPHKLLVTATQCAFSAGQCFVVAAVAERDFSRWQLGFDVTLVAVLYTGFVVTGVSYYLQAWCADMRGPVFLAVWNPLCFVFTIFCSSFFLGEIVHLGSILGGILLVGGLYSVLWGKSKEIRTAPCDEPIMIHGVGDDKSTDEEEKNVIRSREVNGEMEHDKEATISPAEQV; from the exons ATGGAGGTGGATGGCAAGAAGCCGTACGTCATCGCCGTGATCATACAGGTCATCGCCACCGGCATGCTCGTCACCTCCAAGGCGGCGTACAACCAGGGGTTCAACACCTACGTCTTCGTCTTCTACCGCCAGGCCGCCGCGTCTCTTCTCTTGCTGCCTCTCGCCATTGTCCTCGAAAG GAAAAACATGCGGTTAATGTCGTTCCGGTTGCTCATGAAGCTGTTCCTCTATGCCTTATTCGG GACTACATTTAGCTTGAACCTGTACAACGTGAGCCTCAAGTTAACATCTGCTACCGTGGGGTCTGCGACCAGCAACTCCATGCCCGTGGTCACCTTCATCATAGCGCTACTGCTGAG GATGGAAGTGGTGAAGCTGAGGAGCCCCTCGGGCATGGCGAAGGTGGCCGGAGTCGTGCTCTGCCTCGCCGGGGTGCTCGCCATCGCCTTCTACGTGGGTCCGTCCCTGGACCCGGTGAACCACCACCGCGCCTTTGCTGCCGCAAACGGGGAGGCTGATGCGAAGAGGGGGACGTGGATCATGGGCACGTTGCTCATGGTGCTCGTCAACGTGACGTGGTCCCTGTGGATCGTCCTGCAGGCCGCGCTGCTCAAGGAGTACCCCCACAAGCTGCTCGTCACGGCCACGCAGTGCGCCTTCAGCGCGggccagtgcttcgtcgtcgcgGCGGTCGCCGAGAGGGACTTCTCCCGGTGGCAGCTAGGGTTCGACGTCACACTGGTCGCCGTCCTCTACACC GGGTTTGTGGTGACGGGAGTGTCGTACTACCTGCAAGCATGGTGCGCGGACATGAGAGGGCCGGTCTTCCTCGCCGTGTGGAACCCGCTCTGCTTCGTCTTCACCATTTTCTGCTCCTCCTTCTTCCTCGGAGAGATTGTTCACCTCGGCAG TATCTTGGGTGGAATTCTTCTCGTTGGAGGTCTGTACAGCGTGCTGTGGGGTAAAAGCAAAGAGATTCGGACTGCGCCATGTGATGAGCCGATTATGATCCATGGTGTGGGGGACGATAAATCTACGGATGAGGAGGAGAAGAATGTTATTAGGAGCAGAGAAGTTAATGGGGAGATGGAGCACGATAAAGAAGCAACCATATCGCCTGCTGAACAAGTCTAA